The Synechococcus sp. M16.1 genome includes the window AGCAAAAGCGTGGTGGAGATCTGAAGGCCATCGAGGCGGAACTCAACGCGCCGGCCATGGGCAGCAGCGACACCCGCGTGGTGTTCCTGCCTCGCGACCCCCAGTGGGCCTACGTGTTCTGGGAAATTTCCGACGCCGATCGCAAGGTGGCCCAGAAAGACGGCGCCAGCCGACTTTGCCTGCGCCTGGCTGACGTAACCGGCATGCAAGACGGAAATGCCCATCCCCACACCCTCCAGGAAGTCCCCGTCGACAGCCACAGCACAGAGTGGTACCTGCCAGTGCCTCTCTGCGACCGGGATTACCGGGTGGAGTTGGGCTATCGCATCGGCGCCAGCTGGATGTCCCTGGCCTTCTCCTCCGTGGCCCGCGTGCCCGCTCTTCACCCGAGCGAGCAGATCCTTGATCAGTTCGTCCCCTTCAGCCTTGAAGCAGCACCGGCTGAATCCGCTCCAGCTCCCGTCGCGCCGATCGAGTCGAGCAACAGTGGCCTGCACGAGCGGCTCTACCAAAGCGCCACGGTTCAGTTCCGCCGCCGTCGGGTTGGCTCGGAAGAATTCCAGGAGGGCTTTGACGTTTCCGGCGACAGCAGTGGCTTGAATGACTCGGGGGCTGGCCTCTGGGCCAGCGGCCGCAACGAGTCTGGCCTTGGTGGCGTGGCTCCCCGCCAACGCTCCTTCTGGCTGGTGGCTGACGCCGAACTGATCGTCTACGGCGCCACCGACCCTTCCGCTCGCCTCACCATCGGTGGCGAAGAAGTGCCTCTCTCCACCGACGGTACTTTCCGAATTCAGGTGCCGTTCCGGGATGGCGAGCAGATGTATGCCATCGAAGCCACGGCTTCCGATGGAGAGCAGAAGCGCAACATCACGCTCAACTTCAAGCGCGAGACCCCTGAAGACAACAGCAACCCTGCCAGCGAAGCCCGC containing:
- a CDS encoding DUF4912 domain-containing protein produces the protein MSQTLSSLARLTLRQLRQIASDLGVPLYSRKSKETLVDEVAQRQQKRGGDLKAIEAELNAPAMGSSDTRVVFLPRDPQWAYVFWEISDADRKVAQKDGASRLCLRLADVTGMQDGNAHPHTLQEVPVDSHSTEWYLPVPLCDRDYRVELGYRIGASWMSLAFSSVARVPALHPSEQILDQFVPFSLEAAPAESAPAPVAPIESSNSGLHERLYQSATVQFRRRRVGSEEFQEGFDVSGDSSGLNDSGAGLWASGRNESGLGGVAPRQRSFWLVADAELIVYGATDPSARLTIGGEEVPLSTDGTFRIQVPFRDGEQMYAIEATASDGEQKRNITLNFKRETPEDNSNPASEARAEWF